From a single Saccharomyces kudriavzevii IFO 1802 strain IFO1802 genome assembly, chromosome: 15 genomic region:
- the PET123 gene encoding mitochondrial 37S ribosomal protein mS26 PET123 (similar to Saccharomyces cerevisiae PET123 (YOR158W); ancestral locus Anc_5.505): MGKGVAKYGFKSGVFPATRSILKNPTTKQTDIINKVKSPKPKGALGIGYAKGVQHPKGSHRLSPKVAFINVNNLIAQTVAQPQSVKSSNGKAQKIRLQKAELRRSFLIEAFRKEEAILLQKHEYLQKRTEELKRIRELELEKLNKEKSSDLTIMTLDKMMSQPLLRNRSPEETKLLKLKRDYNRSMLNFQTHKNKLNKLLNLYHVANEFIVTESQLLKKIDKVFNDETQDFSDAYDVNSNFTQFGNKKSLLSGNSTLQTQINNAIMGSLTNEKFFDISLVDSFLNKDLRDISDRIDSKLNLSSNGAEDGDNNTTTL, encoded by the coding sequence ATGGGGAAAGGTGTGGCCAAGTATGGTTTCAAGAGTGGGGTTTTCCCCGCAACCAGGTCCATTCTGAAAAACCCCACTACGAAGCAGACtgatattatcaataaaGTAAAGTCACCCAAGCCAAAAGGTGCTCTTGGTATTGGGTATGCTAAGGGTGTGCAACATCCAAAAGGATCGCATAGGCTGTCACCGAAGGTGGCTTTTATTAACGTGAACAACCTTATTGCACAGACTGTGGCCCAGCCTCAGAGCGTGAAGTCGAGTAACGGTAAAGCCCAGAAAATAAGGTTACAAAAGGCTGAATTGAGAAGAAGTTTTCTGATCGAAGCATTCCGCAAGGAAGAAGCTATTCTATTGCAAAAACACGAATACTTGCAGAAGAGGACAGAGGAACTGAAGAGAATCAGGGAACTAGAGctagaaaaattgaacaaggAAAAGTCTTCAGATTTGACCATAATGACGCTAGACAAAATGATGTCGCAACCTCTTTTAAGGAACAGATCACCAGAAGAAACTAAATTGttaaagttgaaaagagaCTATAACAGATCAATGTTAAATTTTCAGACTcataaaaacaaactaaACAAATTACTAAACCTGTACCACGTCGCTAATGAATTCATTGTCACAGAATCTCAActactgaagaaaattgataaagtttttaACGATGAAACGCAAGATTTTTCCGATGCCTATGATGTAAATTCCAATTTCACACAATTCGGCAACAAAAAATCGCTTCTTTCAGGTAATTCCACCTTACAAACTCAAATCAATAATGCAATAATGGGTTCTTTGACAAACGAAAAATTCTTCGATATTTCTCTTGTGGATTCATTCTTGAATAAAGATTTGCGAGATATCTCCGATAGGATCGATTCAAAATTAAACCTTTCATCTAATGGAGCTGAAGATGGTGATAACAATACAACCACCTTGTAA
- the SME1 gene encoding mRNA splicing protein SME1 (similar to Saccharomyces cerevisiae SME1 (YOR159C); ancestral locus Anc_5.504) produces the protein MSAVSNKNRSKAMVPPINCIFNYLQQQTPVTIWLFEQVGIRIRGKIVGFDEFMNVVIDEAVEVPVNSTDGKEDVEKGTTLGRVLLKGDNITLITSID, from the coding sequence ATGTCTGCAGTgtcaaataaaaatagaagCAAGGCGATGGTGCCACCAATCAATTGTATCTTCAATTATCTACAGCAGCAGACACCAGTAACGATATGGTTATTCGAGCAAGTCGGCATAAGAATTAGAGGTAAAATAGTGGGATTTGATGAGTTCATGAACGTAGTTATTGATGAAGCTGTAGAAGTGCCCGTCAACAGTACGGATGGCAAAGAAGATGTGGAAAAGGGTACGACGCTGGGGAGAGTTTTGTTGAAAGGTGATAATATCACACTGATAACATCTATAGATTga
- the MTR10 gene encoding mRNA transport regulator MTR10 (similar to Saccharomyces cerevisiae MTR10 (YOR160W); ancestral locus Anc_5.503) produces the protein MDNLQVSDIQTALQCISSTASQDHKNKALQFLEQFQRSTIAWSVCNEILTKQDPINSLLELNIFAAQTLRNKVTYDLSQLENNLPQFKDSLLALLLSHNQKLIVTQLNVALARLAIQFLEWQNPIFEIISLLNSSPSILLNFLRILPEETLDIASTPLTEVEFNSRIHELIDPIAEDVLKFLISCIDLLQNKDSNFNSSSISLEQILRCLNSWSYEFPVEQLLTVQPLITLVFETISNGNDNDTEAFDAAVDCLCAILRESRDTTNEQLVSSLFQQLMLLQEKLLPSLIAEHPLNDEYDDDLLEGMTRLFVEAGEAWSVFISKNPEFFKPMVLVLLILTCKNEDLDIVSYTFPFWFNFKQSLVLPRYQESRKVYTDVFAKLINGIITHLQYPSGKFSSKEEEDKFKDFRYHMGDVLKDCTAVVGTSEALSQPLMRIKSAIQNNNDWQIMEAPLFSLRTMAKEISLTENTLLPEIIKIICNLPEQPKIRYASTLVLGRYTEWTAKHPELLEIQLQYIFNGFQLHEGSADMQNIITASSHALMFFCSDCSKLLTGYIDQLINFFLNVHNSIDIESQFELCQGLSAVINNQPETEVSVIFQKLLDNNLKQIEAFVPQWKANPVLFAPQIADKVDLLYALFEELKPRYNYPQQGSEPLLPKIEFIWKALRALLVDAGAMTDSIIVERVAKLLRRIFERFHVFCEPILPSVAEFLIQGYSTTGFGSYLWCSGSLIVVFGDDESYPISPDLKDAVWKFALSQCETFMLNFNKFNKLQLNDYHEAIIDFFSLITDLIMFYPGEFLNSAELLNGALNVALECVNKLDNYDAYICILRSLDDIISWGFKTPPISTVSIEIVPDEWRNRVINEVVIGHGNRLILALFIGLVTTFESTAHSDAISCIVKCLRILTEANNNDSTICIEWIFKVMEQLEQVTIHERDNLTKAVVEGLSSRDYRKVREGIRAFVGWYLRKNVNSRFE, from the coding sequence ATGGACAACTTGCAAGTATCTGATATTCAAACTGCTTTACAATGCATATCGTCCACCGCATCTCAAGatcataaaaataaagccCTCCAATTCTTAGagcaatttcaaagatCCACTATTGCATGGTCGGTTTGTAATGAAATATTAACTAAGCAAGACCCGATAAACTCCCTTTTGGAACTCAATATTTTTGCCGCACAAACTTTAAGAAATAAAGTCACATACGATCTATCacaattggaaaataatCTACCGCAATTCAAGGATTCTTTACTGGCTCTTTTACTGTCCCATAACCAAAAACTGATAGTCACCCAACTGAATGTTGCACTAGCACGTTTAGCGATACAATTTTTAGAATGGCAGAACCCGATCTTCGAGATCATTTCATTATTGAATTCGTCACCATCCATATTGTTAAACTTCTTAAGAATTTTACCTGAAGAAACTTTAGACATTGCCTCTACTCCACTGACGGAAGTGGAATTTAATTCCAGAATCCATGAATTGATTGATCCCATAGCAGAAGACGTGCTAAAGTTTTTAATCTCATGCATAGACCTACTACAAAACAAAGATTCGAACTTCAACTCATCTTCTATTTCACTCGAACAAATTTTACGTTGCTTGAATTCTTGGTCGTATGAATTCCCAGTTGAGCAGCTGTTGACCGTCCAACCATTGATAACTCTCGTGTTCGAGACAATTTCCAATGGTAATGACAATGACACGGAGGCATTTGATGCTGCTGTTGATTGTCTATGCGCTATTTTAAGAGAAAGCAGGGATACAACCAATGAGCAGTTGGTTTCTAGTTTATTTCAACAGCTTATGCTTTTACAGGAAAAGTTGTTACCTAGTTTAATTGCAGAACATCCCTTAAATGATGAATACGATGACGATCTTTTAGAAGGTATGACAAGATTATTCGTGGAAGCTGGCGAAGCTTGGTCGGTTTTTATTTCTAAAAATcctgaatttttcaaaccaaTGGTTTTAGTGCTGTTGATTTTGACCTGCAAAAATGAAGACTTGGATATTGTTTCATATACTTTCCCATTTTGGTTCAATTTCAAGCAGAGTTTAGTTTTGCCAAGATATCAAGAATCCAGAAAAGTTTACACAGACGTTTTTGCTAAATTAATAAACGGTATAATTACTCATTTACAATATCCCTcaggaaaattttcatccaaagaggaggaagatAAATTTAAAGATTTCAGGTATCATATGGGCGACGTATTAAAGGATTGTACTGCAGTGGTGGGAACTTCTGAGGCTTTATCACAACCGCTAATGAGAATTAAGTCTGCGATACAGAATAACAACGATTGGCAAATAATGGAGGCTCCATTATTTTCCCTAAGAACAATGGCTAAAGAAATTTCCCTGACCGAAAACACACTATTACCCGAAATCATAAAGATTATTTGTAACTTACCAGAGCAACCCAAGATCAGATACGCATCAACATTAGTCCTCGGTAGATATACCGAATGGACCGCAAAACATCCTGAACTATTAGAAATTCAATTACAGTATATTTTCAATGGTTTTCAACTACACGAGGGTTCTGCAGATATGCAAAATATAATCACTGCGTCATCGCATGCATTAATGTTCTTCTGTTCAGATTGCTCGAAATTGCTAACTGGGTACATTGACCAATTGATCaacttttttctcaatgTACACAATTCTATTGATATAGAGTCACAATTTGAACTATGTCAGGGGCTAAGTGCGGTTATAAATAATCAGCCAGAAACTGAGGTTTCCgtgatatttcaaaaactgtTAGACAATAATTTGAAACAAATCGAGGCTTTCGTTCCTCAATGGAAGGCGAATCCCGTCCTATTCGCTCCACAAATAGCCGATAAGGTTGATTTGCTGTATGcactttttgaagaattgaaacCAAGATATAATTACCCACAGCAGGGATCCGAACCTTTGCTGCCCAAAATAGAATTCATCTGGAAGGCACTAAGAGCTTTGTTGGTCGATGCGGGAGCAATGACCGATAGCATTATTGTCGAAAGAGTAGCGAAATTGCTACGtagaatctttgaaagattccACGTATTTTGTGAGCCGATATTACCCTCTGTGGCCGAATTTTTAATTCAAGGTTATTCAACTACCGGATTCGGTTCTTATTTATGGTGTTCAGGCTCTCTTATTGTTGTATTTGGCGATGATGAGTCATATCCTATCTCCCCTGACCTGAAAGATGCAGTTTGGAAGTTTGCCTTATCTCAATGCGAAACATTCATGCTGAActtcaataaattcaacaaattaCAATTGAACGATTATCATGAAGCAattattgatttcttttcattgattACAGATTTGATCATGTTCTATCCCGGTGAGTTTTTGAACTCCGCAGAGTTGTTGAACGGAGCACTGAATGTTGCGCTGGAATGTGTTAATAAGCTGGATAATTACGATGCATATATCTGCATATTGCGTTCTTTAGATGACATAATATCGTGGGGGTTCAAGACTCCACCGATCTCCACAGTATCCATTGAGATAGTTCCTGATGAATGGAGAAATCGAGTTATCAACGAAGTGGTAATAGGCCATGGTAACCGATTAATCTTAGCACTATTTATCGGATTGGTAACAACTTTCGAAAGTACTGCTCATTCGGATGCCATTAGTTGTATTGTAAAATGCTTGAGGATACTGACGGAGGCAAATAATAACGATTCCACCATATGCATCGAATGGATTTTCAAAGTAATGGAACAACTTGAGCAGGTGACCATTCATGAAAGAGACAATCTGACAAAAGCTGTGGTTGAGGGACTAAGTTCTAGAGACTACAGAAAGGTGAGAGAGGGAATCAGAGCGTTTGTTGGTTGGTatttaagaaaaaatgtcaatTCGAGATTTGAATAA
- the PNS1 gene encoding Pns1p (similar to Saccharomyces cerevisiae PNS1 (YOR161C); ancestral locus Anc_5.502) has protein sequence MSSNEKYERPPQPPPSYDPNRRPPSSSENSAVPNAANEGQTPYHFRQDQYYNLNSKTSGAPIGSFDEAFPTENDNKPKWNDWPFTILFLCTVGGFIAIAAITLRAWSQTYSSTGSGIYDGVNTGTLNTNAAILLVFVCIIALVFSVLGLTLCRIFPKQFIYCGMIINLVAALGTAIMYMSLKYWSAGIVFLIFTFMTAWCYWCMRSRIPLSVVVLKVVVDAMKKCPQILFVSFVGAIVASAFGFLFSAVIVATYVKYDPSSSNSGCDVSGGGCSHSKLIGVLVVVFFCGYYISEVIRNVIHCVISGVFGSWYYMSKSDQGMPRWPAFGALKRAMTYSFGSICFGSLLVALIELFQQVLRLIRQDVTSNGGGKIAVQILFMVFDWIIGFLRWLAEYFNHYAYSFIALYGKPYLRAAKETWHMLREKGMDALINDNLINIALGLFAMFASYMTALFTFLYLRFTSPQYNSNGAYNGALMAFSFVIALQICNIATEAIRSGTATFFVALGNDPEVFHHSYPHRFDEIFRAYPDVLRKLSHQNV, from the coding sequence ATGTCATCGAATGAAAAGTATGAGAGGCCTCCACAACCGCCTCCATCATACGACCCCAACCGCAGACCGCCCAGCTCGTCCGAGAACTCAGCCGTGCCCAATGCGGCCAACGAGGGGCAGACGCCGTACCACTTCAGGCAGGATCAGTACTACAATCTGAACTCCAAGACGAGTGGGGCTCCCATTGGAAGCTTTGACGAGGCTTTCCCCACCGAAAACGACAACAAACCGAAATGGAACGACTGGCCCTTCACCATACTTTTCCTGTGCACTGTGGGCGGGTTTATCGCCATTGCCGCCATCACCTTAAGAGCATGGTCCCAGACCTACAGCAGCACGGGTTCTGGGATATACGATGGCGTGAATACTGGTACGTTGAACACAAATGCTGCGATCTTGCTGGTTTTCGTGTGTATTATTGCGCTAGTCTTCTCTGTCTTGGGACTCACGCTTTGTCGGATTTTCCCGAAGCAATTCATATACTGCGGTATGATCATCAACCTGGTGGCTGCTCTAGGTACCGCCATCATGTATATGTCCTTGAAGTACTGGTCCGCGGGAATTGTGTTTCTAATTTTCACGTTTATGACCGCCTGGTGCTATTGGTGCATGAGGTCTAGGATTCCCCTGTCCGTGGTGGTGCTCAAGGTTGTCGTCGATGCCATGAAAAAATGCCCACAGATCCTTTTTGTTTCCTTCGTTGGGGCCATTGTTGCCAGTGCGTTTGGGTTTCTCTTCTCCGCGGTGATCGTGGCCACTTACGTAAAATACGACCCCAGCAGCTCAAATAGCGGTTGCGACGTTTCCGGTGGCGGTTGTTCTCACTCCAAATTAATAGGTGTCTTGGTCGTGGTGTTTTTCTGTGGCTACTATATCTCCGAAGTGATAAGAAATGTCATTCATTGTGTTATTTCCGGTGTCTTCGGTAGCTGGTACTACATGTCAAAATCTGATCAAGGAATGCCAAGATGGCCCGCATTCGGAGCACTGAAAAGAGCCATGACTTACTCGTTTGGCTCCATTTGTTTTGGGTCCTTGCTGGTTGCTTTAATCGAGCTCTTCCAACAGGTGCTACGACTTATCAGACAAGATGTTACCTCCAACGGTGGTGGCAAAATTGCCGTCCAAATTTTGTTTATGGTCTTTGACTGGATCATCGGGTTTCTCAGATGGCTCGCTGAATACTTCAATCATTACGCCTACTCGTTTATTGCTCTTTATGGTAAACCTTACTTAAGAGCAGCCAAGGAAACTTGGCACATGTTGAGAGAAAAGGGCATGGACGCTTTAATCAACGATAATCTAATCAATATTGCACTGGGCCTGTTTGCAATGTTTGCCAGCTATATGACAGCTTTGTTCACATTTTTGTATCTAAGGTTCACTTCACCTCAGTATAACTCAAATGGTGCTTATAATGGTGCTTTAATGGCTTTCTCATTTGTTATTGCCCTACAGATTTGTAACATCGCGACAGAAGCAATAAGATCTGGCACAGCAACCTTCTTTGTCGCCCTCGGTAACGACCCAGAAGTCTTTCATCATTCCTATCCTCACAGATTTGATGAGATATTCAGAGCTTATCCGGATGTGCTAAGGAAATTGAGTCATCAAAATGTGTAA
- the YRR1 gene encoding Yrr1p (similar to Saccharomyces cerevisiae PDR8 (YLR266C) and YRR1 (YOR162C); ancestral locus Anc_6.60) — MKRRSNDLLETFEAADVTPPSDNGDGKSGGASASGTVTASASGSGRKRNKLIKSCGFCRRRKLRCDQRKPMCSTCISRNLTTCQYAEEFNKNIEKKSIYGSYSNSDLIKKIEGLEDKIRYLENEKGINSPTSAVYTSPNFSLSNTSACGGSTETSSPLPDGVINPYADRYYLQNKHSGRSILYGPTSMRTQIASGNCGFIEKYKQLWAKVKVERNKWKQTSQKTMCRELNLLDESSREPDSLIKQICNSLPSYSKISSILDSFFTDEASNEINFILDRKKVRKDFLDYFMPGKDVLPNGERPIAYILSNQKKNYYKAAVILLILCLRFYHESVPPPIEKFMIFLNGVSTAKAFYIERAQMLILLFYHREIYAFGGDGSDLVNLNESLFTTVTTLGLHLDIRNNFKSQQKYMGCLESLENVWFMAILIDYNNSCHIGRPLLIDKFFLDEKQDYCILNDESKTYEGKLKRYLKMARPMLLTLYDREKFPDLKDFSKKIINFVEVELEPLRHYTDENQTAEIQLRESRILSMALGLLLSFYALLHSVLKLRNIESKNNTFQLVLINFSIIVNTTIRCFRIDKELYPEMLEPSYQHLSPHIALSMSLTAGLFSKTLVFFCSLIYFKLTLFENGICLSNDMENGWSDLTRITVPLDKDLSLSTAMSLYTTIFDRLFTADDKELIRVMHKSRQFVMYLAIERTYRTILGNVIEFRKSSEETWLAQIKQELDPQNHHPSSEPRMEHEKQQYSSAPQNADTAVPLPASSLLPATSPILDDNKNHTKSQSEIIQMLADEFWANYNSGWEELVNQSEFSSLFNDYEDK, encoded by the coding sequence atgaaaagaagaagcaacGATTTATTAGAAACTTTCGAGGCCGCTGATGTAACGCCACCGAGCGATAATGGCGATGGTAAGAGTGGTGGCGCCAGTGCAAGTGGTACTGTCACAGCATCAGCTTCTGGTAGCGGTAGGAAGAGAAACAAGCttataaaatcttgtggGTTTtgtagaagaagaaaacttcgTTGTGATCAGCGGAAGCCAATGTGCTCTACGTGCATTTCCAGAAACTTGACGACCTGTCAATACGCTGAAGAGTTCAATAAGaacattgaaaagaaatccaTCTACGGTTCTTACTCTAATTCTGActtaataaagaaaattgagGGTCTGGAAGATAAGATTCGTTatttagaaaatgaaaagggTATCAATTCACCTACGAGCGCCGTATATACttctccaaatttttcGCTTTCGAATACCAGCGCATGTGGAGGATCCACTGAAACCTCGTCTCCGTTACCAGATGGTGTGATAAACCCATATGCTGATCGGTACTATCTACAGAATAAGCACTCAGGCCGGTCGATACTATACGGTCCGACTTCTATGAGAACGCAGATTGCAAGTGGTAATTGCGGGTTCATCGAGAAATATAAACAATTATGGGCAAAGGTTAAagtagaaagaaataaatggAAGCAAACCAGCCAAAAAACAATGTGTAGGGAACTAAACCTTTTAGATGAGTCGAGCAGGGAACCCGATTCTTTGATCAAACAAATATGCAACTCTTTACCATCATACAGCAAAATTTCGTCTATCCTGGATAGTTTCTTTACTGATGAGGCAAGTAATGAGATTAATTTCATTCTTGACAGGAAAAAAGTTAGGAAAGACTTTCTCGATTATTTCATGCCAGGAAAGGATGTCTTACCAAACGGCGAGAGGCCCATCGCTTATATTTTGTCCAaccagaagaaaaactattATAAGGCAGCTGTGATACTATTGATCCTGTGTTTAAGATTCTATCATGAGAGTGTTCCGCCTccaattgaaaagtttatgattttcttgaatggtGTCTCTACGGCCAAAGCTTTTTATATCGAACGTGCTCAAATGTTGATACTACTCTTTTACCATCGTGAAATATATGCTTTCGGCGGCGATGGATCTGATTTAGTTAATTTAAACGAATCTCTATTCACCACGGTTACCACGCTCGGGTTGCATCTAGATATTAGaaataatttcaaatctcaACAAAAATATATGGGCTGTCTGGAAAGTTTAGAAAATGTGTGGTTTATGGCAATATTGATTGACTACAACAATTCTTGCCACATTGGTAGACCCTTATtgattgataaattttttctagaCGAAAAGCAAGACTATTGtattttgaatgatgaaaGTAAAACATATGAGGGGAAGTTGAAAAGATATCTGAAAATGGCAAGGCCCATGTTACTAACTCTTTATGATAGAGAAAAGTTTccagatttgaaagatttttcgaagaaaattatcaattttGTGGAAGTAGAACTCGAACCGCTTCGACATTACACGGATGAAAACCAAACTGCGGAAATCCAGTTGAGAGAAAGTAGAATTCTCAGTATGGCATTGGGATTACTATTATCCTTTTATGCGTTGTTGCACTCCGTTTTGAAACTAAGAAACATCGaatccaaaaataatacGTTTCAACTGGTTCtgataaatttttccatcattGTTAATACCACAATCCGATGCTTCCGTATCGATAAAGAACTTTACCCAGAGATGTTGGAGCCCTCGTATCAACACTTATCGCCACATATAGCGTTGTCGATGAGCCTGACGGCGGGGCTTTTTTCGAAAACCctagttttcttttgttcgttgatatatttcaaattaACACTTTTCGAAAACGGGATCTGTCTGTCAAATGATATGGAGAACGGATGGTCGGATTTGACCAGGATAACCGTGCCTCTGGACAAAGATTTGTCGTTAAGCACAGCAATGAGCCTGTACACGACGATTTTCGATCGGCTATTCACAGCGGACGATAAAGAATTAATACGCGTAATGCACAAATCGCGGCAGTTTGTGATGTATTTGGCTATTGAAAGGACTTATAGAACCATTCTTGGCAACGTTATTGAATTTAGAAAAAGTTCCGAGGAAACATGGCTAGCCCAAATCAAGCAAGAACTAGATcctcaaaatcatcatccGTCATCAGAACCAAGAATGGAGCATGAAAAACAGCAGTATTCGTCTGCACCACAGAATGCAGACACTGCAGTGCCGCTACCCGCTTCTTCATTGCTTCCAGCCACTTCACCCATACTAGATGACAACAAGAATCATACGAAGAGCCAATCAGAGATCATCCAAATGTTAGCAGATGAGTTTTGGGCGAATTATAATTCTGGATGGGAAGAATTGGTGAACCAGTCGgagttttcttctctttttaaTGATTACGAAGACAAATAA
- the DDP1 gene encoding polyphosphatase DDP1 (similar to Saccharomyces cerevisiae DDP1 (YOR163W); ancestral locus Anc_6.58), translating into MGKSAGGHGIVRSETAREGRENQVYSPVTGARLVAGCICLTPDKKQVLMITSSAHKKRWIVPKGGVEKDEPNYETTAQRETWEEAGCVGEVVASLGTVEDMRPPKDWNKDIKQFENSRGDLEVAKHPPRTEFHFYELEIEKLLDKFPECHKRNRKLYTYREAKRNLIDAKRPELLEALNRSAIIKDDE; encoded by the coding sequence ATGGGCAAGAGTGCAGGTGGTCATGGTATAGTACGTTCTGAGACCGCGCGTGAGGGAAGAGAGAATCAGGTTTACTCTCCTGTTACAGGTGCAAGATTGGTTGCTGGTTGCATATGCTTGACACCCGATAAGAAGCAAGTTCTCATGATCACTTCTTCTGCGCATAAGAAGAGATGGATTGTACCAAAAGGTGGTGTTGAAAAAGACGAGCCCAACTATGAAACGACTGCTCAACGTGAGACGTGGGAAGAAGCAGGTTGCGTGGGGGAAGTTGTTGCCAGCTTGGGCACAGTGGAAGACATGAGACCTCCGAAGGACTGGAACAAAGACATCAagcaatttgaaaattctaGGGGAGATTTGGAAGTAGCAAAACATCCGCCAAGAACTGAATTTCACTTTTACGAATTGGAAATTGAGAAGCTGCTTGACAAGTTTCCTGAATGTCataaaagaaacagaaaattaTACACTTATAGAGAAGCTAAAAGAAACTTGATAGATGCCAAAAGGCCCGAATTATTGGAGGCCCTTAACAGGTCAGCTATTATCAAAGACGATGAATAA
- the GET4 gene encoding protein GET4 (similar to Saccharomyces cerevisiae GET4 (YOR164C); ancestral locus Anc_6.57): MVSTQSDAVQAKLAKTLQRFESKIKAGDYYEAHQTLRTIANRYVRSKSYEHAIELISQGALSFLKAKQGGSGTDLIFYLLEVYDLAEVKVGDVSVARLVRLIAELDPSEPNLKDVITAMNNWSIKFSEYKFGDPYLHNTIGTKLLEGGFVYEAERYFMLGTHDSMIKYVDLLWDWLCQVDKVEDSTVAEFFSRLIFNYLFICNISFAHESKEIFFERFIEKFQPKYEEVEKNGYKIVFFEDYSDLNFLQLLLITCQTKDKNYFLNLKNHYLDFSQIYKSELEFLGQEYFNIVAPKQSNFLQDMMSGFLGGSK, from the coding sequence ATGGTCTCTACACAATCCGATGCTGTACAGGCAAAACTTGCTAAAACCCTGcaaagatttgaaagtAAGATCAAAGCTGGAGATTATTACGAAGCCCATCAAACGTTGAGAACTATTGCCAATAGATATGTTAGAAGTAAATCATACGAACATGCTATTGAATTAATCAGCCAAGGTGCtctatcatttttgaaagcaaAGCAAGGTGGCTCAGGCACAGATTTAATCTTCTATCTTCTGGAAGTTTATGATTTAGCGGAGGTCAAAGTGGGTGATGTTTCAGTTGCTAGATTGGTCAGGTTAATAGCGGAGTTAGATCCTAGCGAGCCAAACCTGAAGGACGTTATTACCGCTATGAACAATTGGTCCATCAAGTTTAGCGAATATAAGTTTGGAGACCCATACTTGCACAACACCATCGGTACCAAACTTTTAGAAGGTGGTTTTGTTTACGAGGCCGAAAGATACTTTATGTTGGGCACACATGACTCAATGATTAAATATGTCGATTTACTATGGGATTGGTTATGCCAAGTGGATAAAGTCGAAGACAGTACAGTAgctgaatttttcagcagattgattttcaattatttattcatttGTAATATTTCATTTGCACACgaatcaaaagaaattttttttgaaaggttTATTGAGAAGTTCCAACCCAAGTATGAGGaggttgaaaaaaacgGTTATAAAATAGTTTTCTTCGAAGATTATTCTGAtctgaattttttgcaGCTGTTGCTGATTACATGTCAAACCAAGGATAAAAACTACTTtctgaatttgaagaaccaTTACTTggatttttctcaaatttaCAAGAGTGAATTGGAATTTTTGGGCCAAGAGTATTTTAATATTGTTGCCCCCAAACAATCTAATTTCTTACAGGACATGATGTCGGGATTCTTGGGCGgatcaaaataa